A genomic region of Candidatus Spechtbacteria bacterium contains the following coding sequences:
- a CDS encoding HemK family protein methyltransferase, whose product MVSRNKNQFEQEIAWLLNDKYGGISLSEAKGRTLAAIEKDIALIKAGEPIDYVIGFSRFLDCKIDLSKKPLIPRTETEYWVEKAITEMEVRKLKLNFKKIEVKLQLECLDIFAGSGCIGVALLKNVEHAHVDFAEIDRRLIDQIKKNCEINNIAESRYNVIKSNIFAEVVSKYDYIFANPPYCAIKSIKRVQKSVLQYEPKSAVFGGDDGLAYIRPFIAQAKNFLKPGGRIYCEFDPAQRGSVERMAKQAGYSSCEFFTDQFGRWRYFVIQ is encoded by the coding sequence ATGGTGTCACGAAATAAGAATCAATTTGAACAAGAAATAGCATGGCTTTTGAATGATAAATATGGCGGTATATCCTTATCTGAAGCAAAAGGGCGTACGCTCGCGGCCATAGAAAAAGATATTGCGCTAATAAAAGCAGGCGAACCGATAGATTATGTTATCGGCTTTTCAAGGTTTTTAGATTGTAAAATCGATTTGTCTAAAAAGCCGCTTATTCCTCGTACGGAAACAGAGTATTGGGTGGAAAAAGCAATCACGGAAATGGAAGTGAGAAAATTGAAGCTTAACTTCAAAAAAATTGAAGTTAAGCTTCAATTGGAATGTCTGGATATTTTTGCCGGCTCTGGTTGCATTGGAGTTGCGTTACTTAAGAACGTAGAGCATGCCCATGTTGATTTTGCCGAAATTGATCGCCGACTCATTGACCAAATAAAGAAAAATTGCGAGATTAACAATATAGCGGAGAGTCGTTACAATGTAATTAAGTCCAATATATTTGCAGAAGTTGTTAGTAAATACGATTATATCTTTGCCAACCCGCCCTACTGCGCAATCAAAAGCATTAAACGAGTCCAAAAATCTGTATTGCAATACGAACCAAAAAGCGCGGTATTTGGCGGCGATGATGGACTAGCATACATAAGGCCATTTATCGCTCAAGCCAAAAATTTTCTAAAACCCGGCGGTAGAATATATTGCGAATTTGATCCAGCTCAGCGCGGAAGCGTAGAAAGGATGGCAAAGCAAGCAGGATACAGCAGTTGCGAATTTTTCACAGATCAGTTTGGAAGGTGGAGGTACTTTGTGATACAATAA
- a CDS encoding glutaredoxin family protein, with protein MHQVTIYSTPSCVYCKMAKDYFKEHNISYSERNVADDDEARRAMVQKSNQLGVPVIDIDGTIIVGFNKIKLAELLEIK; from the coding sequence ATGCATCAGGTAACAATATATTCAACCCCATCGTGCGTATATTGCAAAATGGCAAAAGATTATTTTAAGGAGCACAATATTAGCTATAGCGAAAGAAACGTAGCTGATGACGACGAGGCGCGCCGTGCAATGGTGCAAAAGTCCAACCAGCTTGGAGTCCCCGTGATTGATATTGATGGCACAATTATTGTTGGATTCAATAAGATAAAATTAGCGGAGCTATTAGAAATAAAATAA
- the sodN gene encoding superoxide dismutase, Ni, whose product MHLFFKKILQSIDVIYPAPVIRAHCDIPCGIYTTHQAGIAAETIEKMVQKLTDLGHHSVDASVEEKLIWENANGRMTQIKEEWAQICKQELLILWTDYFKEEHLEMFPDLHEKFWKVAKLCSQNKREVNIKAARELRAAVDEIAEMFKKAEGDKAVTKRQEWL is encoded by the coding sequence ATGCATTTATTTTTTAAAAAAATATTACAGAGTATAGATGTTATTTATCCAGCGCCTGTGATTAGGGCTCATTGCGATATTCCGTGTGGCATCTACACAACCCATCAAGCAGGTATTGCCGCAGAAACAATTGAGAAGATGGTACAAAAATTGACTGATCTTGGTCATCATTCCGTTGATGCCTCTGTCGAGGAAAAACTTATTTGGGAAAACGCGAATGGACGCATGACACAAATAAAGGAAGAATGGGCGCAGATTTGCAAGCAAGAATTGCTGATTTTATGGACTGATTATTTTAAGGAAGAGCATTTGGAGATGTTTCCCGATCTGCATGAGAAGTTTTGGAAAGTGGCAAAGCTTTGCTCGCAGAACAAGCGAGAAGTTAATATAAAAGCGGCGCGAGAATTGCGAGCGGCTGTGGATGAGATAGCAGAGATGTTTAAAAAGGCAGAGGGCGACAAAGCGGTGACGAAAAGACAAGAATGGCTTTAG
- a CDS encoding DUF475 domain-containing protein: protein MFTVILVILGLVVFEVVNSVDNAIVNAHVLKTMSQRARQWFLIWGIFIAVVVVRGLLPLVIVWLTAPGTTLWGALQAMMGSNEAARQAIDASAYILLMGGGMFMLLLYLHWLFLEKKDPYFVPDKLIKPHMGIWFFAFAALLLVGILYMSRENPFAMIAAATGNAVFFILYGFREVAEREEATMEKAGRSDFAKIMFLEVLDASFSIDGVIGAFAFTTNVLFILIGNGIGAFVVRDLTLRGIEKVGRYKWLKNGAMTSIGFLGITMLLRAFGVHIAEWIPTLVTIGVVGIAFWASHRYWKKNGTSATI, encoded by the coding sequence ATGTTTACCGTCATCCTCGTCATTCTCGGCCTCGTAGTTTTTGAGGTCGTAAATAGTGTTGATAACGCGATTGTCAACGCGCATGTGCTAAAAACCATGAGCCAGCGCGCGCGACAGTGGTTTTTGATATGGGGAATCTTCATTGCTGTTGTCGTGGTGCGAGGATTATTACCTCTTGTTATCGTATGGCTTACTGCTCCAGGCACAACTCTTTGGGGCGCGCTGCAGGCAATGATGGGCAGTAACGAAGCCGCGCGTCAAGCAATTGATGCCAGCGCGTACATTCTCTTGATGGGCGGAGGAATGTTTATGCTCCTACTATATCTGCACTGGCTATTTCTTGAAAAGAAAGATCCGTACTTTGTGCCAGACAAACTCATTAAGCCGCACATGGGAATTTGGTTTTTTGCTTTTGCCGCGCTTTTGCTGGTGGGTATATTGTACATGTCTCGCGAAAATCCTTTTGCCATGATCGCGGCCGCCACCGGAAATGCCGTATTCTTCATTCTTTATGGATTTCGCGAAGTTGCGGAGCGCGAAGAAGCGACAATGGAAAAAGCAGGACGTAGCGATTTTGCTAAAATTATGTTTTTAGAAGTGCTGGATGCGTCATTTAGCATTGATGGTGTAATAGGAGCATTTGCCTTTACGACGAACGTACTATTTATTCTCATCGGAAATGGAATCGGAGCTTTCGTTGTGCGAGATCTTACCTTGCGCGGAATTGAAAAAGTTGGGCGCTATAAATGGTTGAAAAACGGTGCTATGACATCAATAGGGTTCCTGGGCATTACTATGCTTTTGCGAGCATTTGGCGTGCATATTGCGGAGTGGATACCTACTCTCGTAACGATAGGCGTGGTAGGGATTGCGTTCTGGGCTTCACATAGATACTGGAAAAAGAATGGGACCTCCGCGACGATTTAA
- a CDS encoding DUF4430 domain-containing protein — protein MKNNFSKFIAVLLVISIVIPFNYVSASYSTSGAQTYLAAHGDSPWSVMGLVALDSMPSSSSAPSLTTVSGGSAVSYEAPILAITAMGKDPRTFGSSDYVAGLKSYHINGQIGDVAMLNDDYFGILALISAGVSVSDSAIADSKDFIISRQNTDGGWGFATVSDSDTNMTSAAILALLSAGTPNSDSRIQSALTYLKSAQNNDGGFPYTPGTDSDSSSTAWAVWVFNALRIDAVTLSKSSNTPISYLEANQASQGYFKYQPGSSEDGFSATTTAYATIALQGKTLPLNIFSATSSQKFSFRIEGSGSQICNGDIAAQTALDVVKNAKDICGYTYNIQNTAYGPYLDKINNDTASGMIGWMYMVNNIMPDVGAGDYVLKKDDSVLWYYGDYTWPSTKLEVSSAQISSGASTTAIVKYYSNNAWAPLSGATVFFGNGTSLTDINGYALITPGDGLYRVYASKQGYVRSNLATLQAGQPANASVSLSATVSKTKITPESSISFIVTPSSVNFGTLAPGSIAASPTITMSNGGTDAIAITTSVSGDALFTDNLNVNNVYWHNFQATVAKADKKDIVLQLAVPQNYQADGNTKTAQLIFWATAQ, from the coding sequence ATGAAAAATAATTTTTCAAAGTTCATCGCAGTTTTACTGGTTATTTCTATAGTAATTCCTTTTAATTACGTTAGCGCATCTTACAGCACTAGCGGCGCGCAAACATATCTAGCCGCGCATGGCGATAGCCCGTGGAGCGTGATGGGGCTTGTCGCCCTTGATTCAATGCCATCATCATCTTCCGCGCCATCGCTTACCACTGTAAGCGGCGGAAGCGCTGTTAGCTATGAGGCGCCTATTCTTGCTATTACCGCAATGGGCAAAGATCCTCGCACGTTCGGTTCCTCGGATTATGTCGCTGGGCTGAAAAGCTATCACATTAACGGCCAGATCGGCGACGTCGCGATGTTGAATGATGACTATTTTGGTATTCTCGCGTTAATTTCCGCAGGCGTTTCAGTAAGTGATTCCGCAATCGCAGATTCCAAAGACTTCATAATCTCGCGTCAGAATACAGATGGCGGGTGGGGGTTTGCGACAGTATCTGATTCGGATACGAATATGACAAGCGCGGCAATACTCGCGCTTCTTTCAGCAGGCACGCCAAACTCTGATTCTCGTATACAAAGCGCCTTAACTTATCTTAAGAGCGCGCAAAATAACGATGGCGGTTTTCCTTACACGCCCGGCACGGATTCGGATTCATCTTCAACGGCATGGGCGGTATGGGTTTTCAACGCCTTGCGTATAGACGCGGTAACATTGTCTAAATCAAGCAACACGCCAATTTCATATCTTGAGGCAAATCAGGCAAGTCAAGGATATTTCAAGTATCAGCCAGGCTCAAGCGAAGACGGATTTTCTGCTACGACTACTGCATACGCGACTATTGCGCTTCAAGGAAAAACATTGCCTCTAAATATATTTTCAGCGACTTCAAGTCAAAAGTTCTCATTTCGCATTGAAGGATCTGGATCGCAGATCTGCAATGGCGATATTGCCGCGCAAACCGCGCTCGATGTTGTGAAAAATGCCAAAGATATCTGTGGTTATACATATAATATACAAAACACCGCGTACGGCCCTTACTTAGATAAAATCAACAACGATACGGCTTCCGGCATGATCGGATGGATGTATATGGTAAACAACATTATGCCAGATGTTGGCGCGGGGGATTATGTGCTCAAGAAGGACGATTCGGTTCTTTGGTATTACGGCGATTACACTTGGCCTTCGACTAAATTGGAAGTGTCATCCGCGCAGATCTCAAGCGGCGCGTCAACTACCGCAATTGTAAAATATTATTCTAATAACGCATGGGCGCCGCTTAGTGGCGCAACGGTATTTTTTGGAAACGGCACTTCCTTAACAGATATAAATGGTTATGCTCTGATTACGCCAGGCGATGGTTTATATAGAGTTTATGCCTCAAAACAGGGATACGTGCGCAGTAATTTGGCGACACTTCAAGCTGGCCAGCCTGCCAACGCATCGGTTAGTTTGTCGGCTACGGTGAGTAAGACAAAAATTACGCCGGAGAGTTCTATATCATTCATAGTTACACCATCAAGCGTGAATTTTGGAACACTGGCTCCCGGCTCTATCGCCGCAAGCCCTACCATTACAATGAGCAATGGGGGAACTGACGCCATAGCAATTACAACATCAGTATCGGGAGATGCTCTATTTACAGATAATCTCAATGTAAATAATGTTTATTGGCATAACTTTCAAGCAACCGTAGCAAAAGCAGACAAAAAAGATATTGTCCTTCAGCTTGCTGTACCGCAGAACTATCAAGCAGATGGAAACACTAAAACAGCGCAGCTAATCTTCTGGGCAACAGCGCAGTAA
- a CDS encoding replication-associated recombination protein A has product MEPLASQLRPKTLDEFVGQNHLVGLDKPLRVAIEKKHLFSFVFWGPPGVGKTTLAKIYAQSVNAHIYELSAVSAGKDDIRKVLADEANEGQPKVLFLDEIHRFSKSQQDFLLPYVERGEITLIGATTENPSFEVIPALLSRCRVFVLNEFTPDEMAIIVDRTGFKIDAEAKDWLIAMANGDARQAITMMENTNRLYKKITVDTLKNTLQSKFLRYDKQGEEHYNTISAFIKSMRASQPDAALYYLARMVDAGEDPLFIARRMVIFASEDIGLAHPTALVVANAVFRAVETIGLPECAINLAHGVTYLCECKKDRSSYNGLMAATEDVKKHGNLPVPLEIRNAPTKLMKELDYGKGYEKYTKESFLPDKLKGKKYLAPSPD; this is encoded by the coding sequence ATGGAACCTCTCGCATCACAATTACGTCCTAAAACACTGGACGAATTTGTCGGCCAAAATCATCTTGTCGGATTAGATAAGCCGCTTCGTGTTGCTATTGAAAAAAAGCATTTGTTTTCGTTTGTGTTTTGGGGACCGCCTGGGGTAGGGAAAACTACTTTGGCAAAAATATACGCGCAAAGCGTAAATGCTCATATATATGAACTCTCCGCTGTGTCGGCGGGAAAAGATGACATCCGCAAAGTTTTGGCGGACGAAGCAAACGAAGGCCAGCCGAAGGTTTTGTTTCTTGATGAAATTCACCGTTTTAGTAAATCCCAGCAGGATTTTTTATTGCCATACGTTGAGCGTGGCGAAATTACACTAATCGGCGCTACTACGGAGAATCCTAGCTTTGAAGTTATCCCCGCGCTTCTGTCGCGTTGCCGCGTGTTTGTATTGAATGAATTTACGCCAGATGAGATGGCTATTATTGTAGACAGAACTGGCTTTAAGATTGACGCAGAAGCAAAAGACTGGCTTATTGCCATGGCAAACGGTGACGCTCGGCAGGCGATTACCATGATGGAAAATACCAATCGTCTGTACAAAAAAATTACCGTAGACACGTTAAAAAATACACTGCAATCAAAATTTTTGCGCTACGACAAACAGGGCGAAGAGCATTACAACACCATCAGCGCGTTTATTAAAAGCATGCGTGCGAGCCAGCCGGACGCCGCGTTGTATTATTTAGCTCGCATGGTTGACGCGGGCGAAGATCCGCTATTTATCGCGCGGCGCATGGTAATTTTTGCCAGTGAGGATATTGGTCTAGCGCATCCCACAGCGCTCGTGGTTGCCAACGCGGTTTTTCGCGCCGTTGAAACAATCGGCCTGCCGGAATGCGCTATCAACCTAGCTCATGGAGTAACATATCTTTGCGAGTGCAAAAAAGATCGTAGCTCTTACAATGGCTTGATGGCGGCGACAGAGGACGTGAAAAAGCACGGCAATCTGCCCGTTCCGCTTGAAATTCGCAACGCCCCAACTAAACTGATGAAAGAATTGGACTACGGTAAGGGATATGAGAAGTATACTAAGGAAAGTTTCTTGCCGGATAAATTGAAAGGGAAGAAATATTTAGCGCCATCGCCCGATTAA
- the dnaK gene encoding molecular chaperone DnaK gives MSKILGIDLGTTNSAMAVVEGGAPKIIENKEGARTTPSVVAFAKTGERLVGVTAKRQAVTNAPNTIYSAKRLIGRNFSDPEVQYDKKLLPYDIREGQGGGVEIKFGDSWLKPAEISAMVLQKLKQDAEERLGETITDAVITVPAYFDDAQRKATKDAGTIAGLNVKRIINEPTAAALAYGLEKKKDEQIVVYDFGGGTFDVSVLEVAHDTVEVKSTGGDTHLGGDDFDQKIIDWIAAEFKKTDGIDLSRDRLALQRLKEAAERVKHELSSTMESEINIPFITSDASGPRHLALKMTRAILEDLVSEFIERASRKTEQVVKDAGVQMSDIDEIVLVGGQTRMPAIQESVKKLFGKDPHLGINPDEVVAVGAAIQGGIMQGDVKDVLLLDVTPLSLGIETMGAVMTKLIEKNTTIPTAKTQVFSTASDNQPSVEIHILQGEREMAADNKTLGRFILDGIPPSPRGVPQIEVTFDIDANGILNVSAKDKATGKQQTIRIEASSGLSKEEIERMTKEAEVHAQEDKKKREQIEMKNQADTLIYATEKAMRELGEKVDEETKKNVQEKIDALKQVKDGEDTEAIKKAMEQLSQSAQKIGEMAYKQAQATGQTSDQSGGGTPPTDDNIHDGEPKTQEGKFEEGDGAAGQ, from the coding sequence ATGTCAAAAATTCTCGGTATTGATCTTGGCACCACTAATTCCGCAATGGCGGTTGTGGAAGGTGGAGCGCCAAAAATTATTGAAAATAAAGAAGGCGCGCGCACAACGCCGTCTGTTGTCGCTTTTGCAAAAACAGGCGAGCGGCTCGTGGGCGTTACCGCGAAACGACAGGCAGTTACTAACGCGCCGAACACGATCTATTCCGCAAAGCGCCTTATCGGCCGCAACTTTTCTGATCCCGAGGTGCAGTATGACAAAAAACTTTTGCCTTATGACATACGCGAAGGGCAGGGCGGCGGCGTTGAAATAAAATTTGGCGACTCATGGCTAAAGCCAGCGGAGATTTCCGCAATGGTATTGCAGAAGCTGAAGCAAGACGCGGAAGAGCGACTGGGCGAAACAATAACCGACGCTGTCATTACCGTTCCCGCCTATTTTGATGACGCGCAGCGCAAGGCCACAAAGGACGCTGGCACAATCGCGGGGCTTAACGTAAAGCGCATTATTAACGAGCCAACAGCGGCGGCGCTTGCCTATGGCCTTGAAAAGAAAAAAGATGAGCAAATAGTGGTGTACGATTTTGGCGGCGGAACTTTTGACGTGTCCGTGCTTGAAGTGGCGCATGATACAGTTGAAGTAAAATCAACTGGAGGCGACACCCATCTTGGCGGCGATGACTTTGACCAAAAAATTATTGACTGGATTGCCGCGGAGTTTAAGAAAACCGATGGTATAGATTTGTCTAGGGATCGTCTGGCACTTCAGCGATTAAAAGAAGCGGCAGAGCGCGTGAAGCATGAGCTTTCAAGCACCATGGAATCGGAAATTAATATCCCATTTATTACTTCTGACGCGTCTGGTCCACGCCACCTTGCGCTAAAAATGACGCGAGCAATATTAGAAGATCTTGTCAGCGAGTTTATTGAGCGCGCCTCTCGCAAAACCGAACAAGTGGTAAAAGATGCAGGAGTGCAAATGTCGGACATTGATGAAATAGTGCTTGTCGGTGGGCAAACACGCATGCCGGCAATTCAGGAGTCTGTTAAAAAACTTTTTGGCAAAGATCCTCATCTCGGCATTAATCCAGACGAAGTTGTGGCGGTGGGCGCGGCAATTCAGGGCGGTATTATGCAAGGCGATGTAAAAGACGTTCTTCTACTTGATGTAACGCCATTGTCGCTTGGCATTGAAACGATGGGCGCTGTGATGACAAAGCTGATTGAAAAAAATACCACAATTCCAACAGCGAAAACCCAGGTATTTTCTACTGCGTCTGATAATCAGCCATCAGTAGAAATTCATATTTTACAAGGCGAGCGCGAAATGGCGGCAGATAATAAGACTCTCGGTAGATTCATTCTTGATGGCATTCCGCCATCACCGCGAGGCGTGCCGCAAATTGAGGTTACGTTTGACATTGACGCAAATGGTATTTTGAATGTGTCTGCAAAAGATAAAGCAACAGGAAAGCAGCAAACAATTCGCATTGAAGCGTCGTCTGGTCTTTCCAAGGAAGAGATTGAGCGCATGACAAAAGAAGCGGAAGTGCACGCGCAAGAAGATAAAAAGAAGCGCGAGCAGATTGAAATGAAAAATCAGGCGGATACGCTAATTTACGCAACGGAAAAAGCAATGCGCGAGCTTGGCGAGAAAGTTGACGAGGAAACCAAAAAAAATGTGCAGGAAAAAATAGATGCGTTGAAACAAGTCAAAGACGGCGAAGACACAGAAGCAATTAAAAAAGCAATGGAGCAATTGTCGCAAAGCGCGCAAAAAATAGGCGAGATGGCGTATAAGCAGGCGCAAGCGACTGGTCAGACATCTGACCAGTCGGGCGGTGGAACGCCGCCTACCGATGATAATATACATGATGGCGAGCCAAAAACCCAAGAAGGGAAGTTTGAGGAGGGCGATGGCGCGGCTGGACAATAG
- a CDS encoding nucleotide exchange factor GrpE, producing MEENNKNEDKNAQDSEGRSLRVGTDPPEPDDATYILEEDGLGEREVREKLKKTIERLRQEKEEYLDGWQRERASFSNFRKDQDKRMGEFREMAVEDVIHEILAVLDNIVLAEKHASEDLRKSQWFQGIVGIEKQLRQILDKYHVEEIDVEGKSFDPSLHEAITEEESSKEGGMIVEEIQKGYRIGERVIRPSKVKVAK from the coding sequence ATGGAAGAAAATAACAAAAATGAAGATAAAAATGCGCAAGATTCGGAGGGTCGGTCCCTCCGCGTAGGGACCGACCCTCCTGAGCCAGATGATGCGACATATATTTTAGAAGAAGACGGACTTGGAGAGAGAGAGGTGCGAGAAAAGTTAAAAAAAACTATTGAGCGGTTGAGGCAAGAGAAAGAGGAATATCTAGACGGTTGGCAGAGAGAGCGCGCGTCATTTTCAAATTTCCGCAAAGATCAAGATAAAAGAATGGGCGAGTTCCGCGAGATGGCGGTAGAGGATGTTATTCACGAGATACTAGCGGTGCTGGATAATATAGTCCTTGCGGAAAAGCATGCATCGGAAGATTTACGGAAATCGCAATGGTTTCAAGGAATTGTTGGGATTGAAAAACAGTTGCGGCAGATTCTTGATAAATATCACGTAGAGGAAATTGACGTAGAAGGAAAAAGTTTTGACCCATCTCTGCACGAAGCAATAACAGAAGAAGAATCAAGCAAAGAAGGCGGTATGATTGTAGAGGAAATACAAAAGGGGTATCGTATTGGCGAGCGTGTAATTCGCCCATCCAAAGTTAAAGTTGCAAAGTAA
- the sodX gene encoding nickel-type superoxide dismutase maturation protease, translated as MKVINWFRIQGQSMEPYAREGDFVFARELFPWENYSVGDIVIAQDPRDRRNLILKRIASFNNSEYIIEGDNVVASTDSRTFGAITKASIIGKVFWKI; from the coding sequence ATGAAGGTTATAAATTGGTTTAGAATTCAGGGCCAAAGCATGGAGCCATACGCGCGCGAGGGAGATTTCGTGTTTGCGCGCGAGTTATTTCCATGGGAGAATTATAGTGTAGGTGATATAGTAATAGCACAGGATCCGCGAGATCGTAGAAACCTCATTCTCAAAAGAATTGCATCCTTTAATAATAGCGAGTACATTATTGAAGGAGATAATGTAGTAGCGAGTACGGATAGTCGAACATTCGGCGCAATAACAAAAGCGAGCATTATAGGCAAGGTTTTTTGGAAAATATAG
- a CDS encoding Nramp family divalent metal transporter has translation MPEKQKKNIFNILGPGFISGAADDDPTGVAAHMQSGAQFGYGMLWTALFTLPFMVAIQEMCGRIGLVTGKGLAGVIKQTYSKSLLYVIVVLLLVSNTINIGADLGVMAASMQLLVPIPFAFLLFGIASFILFLEVVISYRIYAQFLKYSAILLLSYAGVAFAVKQDWTQIFFATIIPNIELNKSFLLGLLAILGTNMSPYLFFWQANEEVEEEVASNKLRMMGRGTPKINMGDVNAMNTDTKIGMIFSNIIVFFIMIAAASTLGQSSIASIETPAQAALALKPIAGNFASLLFAIGIIGSGLLAVPVLAGSASYALSESLGWKEGLYRNFKQAHGFYGVIIAAMLIGLLVNFLPISPFRMLIYSAALNAIIAPPILVLILLISNNKNIMGRFTNSATSNVLGIFIITLMTAVAVGFFAFL, from the coding sequence ATGCCGGAAAAACAAAAGAAAAACATATTTAATATATTGGGTCCTGGCTTTATTAGCGGCGCCGCGGATGACGACCCTACAGGCGTAGCCGCGCACATGCAGTCCGGCGCGCAGTTTGGCTATGGTATGTTGTGGACGGCGCTGTTTACCTTACCATTTATGGTGGCGATTCAGGAGATGTGCGGCCGTATCGGTTTGGTCACTGGCAAGGGGCTAGCTGGTGTTATCAAGCAAACCTACTCTAAGAGTTTATTGTACGTTATCGTAGTGCTACTTTTAGTTTCCAATACCATTAATATCGGAGCTGATTTAGGAGTGATGGCGGCATCCATGCAGTTGCTCGTGCCAATCCCTTTTGCCTTTCTGCTCTTTGGCATAGCATCATTTATACTATTTCTTGAAGTTGTTATTTCTTATCGAATTTATGCGCAATTCTTAAAATATTCAGCGATCTTGTTATTGTCTTACGCGGGCGTGGCATTTGCTGTTAAACAAGACTGGACGCAAATTTTTTTCGCAACGATTATTCCTAACATCGAATTAAATAAATCTTTTCTACTGGGACTACTTGCTATTTTGGGAACAAATATGTCGCCCTATTTATTTTTTTGGCAGGCAAATGAGGAAGTTGAAGAAGAGGTCGCGAGTAATAAATTGCGCATGATGGGCAGGGGAACGCCTAAAATCAATATGGGAGATGTTAACGCTATGAATACTGATACTAAGATCGGCATGATTTTTTCCAATATTATTGTATTCTTTATTATGATAGCGGCAGCTTCCACCTTGGGGCAATCTAGTATCGCGAGCATTGAAACACCCGCGCAGGCAGCTTTGGCGCTTAAGCCGATTGCGGGAAATTTTGCATCCTTGCTATTTGCAATAGGCATTATTGGTTCTGGCCTGCTTGCCGTGCCTGTACTTGCAGGCTCTGCTTCATACGCGCTGTCTGAAAGCTTGGGCTGGAAGGAAGGGCTTTATAGAAATTTTAAACAGGCGCATGGATTCTACGGAGTTATAATAGCCGCTATGCTTATAGGGTTGCTTGTAAACTTCTTGCCAATTAGCCCCTTTCGCATGCTTATTTATTCCGCGGCGTTAAATGCTATTATTGCTCCCCCTATATTAGTCCTCATTTTACTTATTTCCAATAATAAAAATATAATGGGGCGGTTTACCAATTCCGCTACTTCAAATGTATTAGGTATTTTTATTATTACATTAATGACAGCGGTAGCCGTTGGTTTCTTTGCATTTTTGTAA
- a CDS encoding RlmE family RNA methyltransferase, giving the protein MYRKDNKKEFYTTKAQEEGFVARSIYKLKEIDKKYEIFHKGDRVIDFGATPGSWMQYISEKVGSRGLVWGIDITDLKAEVGTNMKFEKLDILTLGAEHFGEEKFNVVVSDMAPLTSGIHSRDTGISYELSSKALEIATGVLIPGGHFVTKIFEGEYTRDFQQQAKQYFSLVKPYRPEAVKRDSREEYIVCKNFNPNGVTK; this is encoded by the coding sequence ATGTATAGAAAGGACAACAAAAAAGAATTTTACACAACAAAAGCCCAGGAGGAGGGCTTTGTTGCTCGATCGATCTATAAGCTGAAAGAGATTGATAAAAAGTACGAGATTTTCCATAAAGGCGATAGAGTGATAGATTTTGGCGCAACGCCCGGGTCGTGGATGCAGTATATTTCAGAGAAGGTTGGTTCTAGGGGATTGGTATGGGGAATTGATATTACTGATTTGAAGGCGGAGGTTGGCACCAATATGAAATTTGAGAAATTAGATATTTTGACATTGGGCGCCGAGCATTTTGGTGAAGAGAAGTTTAATGTTGTGGTTTCTGATATGGCTCCTTTAACATCTGGTATTCATTCTCGCGATACAGGGATCTCCTACGAACTTTCGTCCAAGGCGCTTGAAATTGCAACCGGCGTGCTCATTCCGGGTGGCCATTTCGTCACTAAGATATTTGAGGGAGAATACACTCGTGATTTTCAACAGCAAGCAAAGCAGTATTTCTCTCTTGTTAAGCCTTATCGTCCGGAAGCGGTTAAAAGGGATAGTAGAGAGGAGTATATAGTTTGTAAAAATTTTAATCCAAATGGTGTCACGAAATAA